In Petrotoga sibirica DSM 13575, the following proteins share a genomic window:
- the efp gene encoding elongation factor P yields the protein MIDVGDLRKGDFIVYQNEVYRVVESNKHFMGRGSGLIRTRLKNVMTGLIKEISFSSGEKVQEADISFRKAQYLYNDGDHFYFMLLDTYEQYSLPAQDLEDEKYYLTENMEVDLIFFNGNPIFIQLPTVVVLTVTDTEPNFKGNTVSGGGKPATLETGLKTSVPFFVERGQKIKVDTRTGEYLERA from the coding sequence ATGATCGACGTAGGAGACTTAAGAAAAGGAGATTTTATCGTTTATCAAAACGAAGTATATCGTGTAGTTGAATCCAATAAGCATTTTATGGGAAGAGGTAGCGGATTAATTAGAACTCGTTTAAAAAATGTCATGACAGGCTTGATAAAAGAGATTAGTTTTTCTAGTGGTGAAAAGGTTCAAGAAGCGGATATAAGTTTTAGGAAAGCCCAGTATTTATACAACGATGGTGACCATTTTTATTTTATGTTACTTGATACCTATGAACAATATTCTTTGCCTGCCCAAGATTTAGAAGATGAAAAATATTATTTAACCGAAAATATGGAAGTTGATCTAATCTTTTTTAACGGGAATCCTATTTTTATTCAACTTCCTACCGTTGTGGTTCTAACCGTTACAGACACTGAGCCTAACTTTAAAGGAAACACAGTGTCCGGTGGAGGCAAACCAGCGACGTTAGAAACAGGATTGAAAACCTCTGTTCCTTTTTTTGTGGAAAGAGGTCAAAAAATAAAAGTAGACACCCGTACAGGGGAATACCTAGAAAGAGCATAG
- a CDS encoding cold shock domain-containing protein has product MKGKVKWFDSKKGYGFITGEDGNDVFVHFSAVQMDGYRKLEEDEEVEFEVVEGDKGPQASNVRPL; this is encoded by the coding sequence GTGAAAGGTAAAGTAAAGTGGTTTGATTCAAAGAAAGGTTATGGCTTCATCACTGGGGAAGATGGGAACGATGTATTTGTACACTTCTCAGCTGTTCAAATGGATGGCTACAGAAAGTTAGAAGAGGATGAGGAAGTTGAATTTGAAGTAGTCGAAGGCGACAAAGGTCCTCAAGCTTCTAATGTAAGACCCTTATAA
- a CDS encoding type II secretion system protein has translation MNKNQGFLMIESVFEIFIVSLSMLIVIGTLSGTLNILKSSLDEMVNLNLISNAVIEVIIVAKNEMKNVTSYDSSTVLGNSSDGKLVGFSYNKLTQKINRYKDSGWDKGSTLISGNITTFSYDGKFLNVIWNEEHNLKLFIPF, from the coding sequence ATGAATAAAAATCAAGGGTTTCTAATGATAGAAAGTGTTTTTGAAATTTTTATTGTTTCTTTATCAATGCTGATCGTAATAGGTACTTTGTCGGGTACACTCAACATTTTAAAAAGTTCGTTAGATGAAATGGTTAATCTAAATCTTATTTCCAACGCCGTTATAGAAGTGATAATTGTTGCTAAGAACGAAATGAAAAATGTGACCTCCTATGATTCTTCAACTGTCCTTGGGAATTCATCTGATGGCAAACTAGTTGGTTTTTCGTACAATAAATTAACACAAAAGATTAACCGTTATAAAGATTCCGGATGGGATAAAGGATCCACATTAATTTCAGGAAACATAACAACTTTTTCATACGATGGAAAATTTTTAAATGTAATATGGAATGAGGAACATAATTTAAAACTTTTTATCCCTTTTTAA
- a CDS encoding patatin-like phospholipase family protein has product MNLVMGGFFEGFYWESGVLESIAKKEKALNLYTSSLGSLRGLFYSLYGVNFFGRLKDFIYEKNNPLREVITNTELYNSRYAQTTALIKLGRGKMSLYNPDNLKKFLEGYFGNQTLSSLAANVSFEVFELKNKEVIILKKETRIVDMLMMELAFPPYYSYYEYQGGFFIPTSYISFVPQKFPKDAVIISFDPILTYPYPKNTVEILLKVSYSRTLKNYRLLTEGFNTIEPQKQLKDYFNMSAFFDGQNQANNFLEAKV; this is encoded by the coding sequence TTGAACTTAGTAATGGGCGGCTTTTTTGAAGGCTTTTATTGGGAGTCTGGAGTTTTAGAGTCTATAGCAAAAAAAGAAAAAGCCTTAAATCTATATACTTCTAGTCTAGGAAGTTTAAGAGGATTATTCTATTCACTGTACGGAGTAAATTTCTTTGGCCGTTTAAAAGATTTCATATACGAAAAAAATAATCCTCTACGCGAGGTAATAACCAATACAGAATTATACAACAGTAGATATGCTCAAACAACGGCATTGATAAAATTGGGAAGAGGGAAAATGTCCCTTTACAACCCTGATAATTTAAAAAAATTTTTGGAAGGTTATTTTGGCAACCAAACACTTTCTTCACTTGCAGCAAACGTAAGTTTCGAAGTCTTCGAGCTAAAAAATAAAGAAGTAATTATACTGAAAAAAGAAACAAGAATCGTTGATATGTTAATGATGGAATTAGCGTTTCCACCTTATTATAGTTATTATGAATATCAAGGCGGATTTTTTATTCCAACTTCATATATTTCTTTTGTTCCTCAAAAATTTCCAAAAGATGCTGTAATAATTTCTTTTGATCCTATTTTAACTTATCCATATCCAAAAAATACCGTTGAAATTCTTTTAAAAGTCTCTTATTCCAGAACGTTAAAAAACTATCGTTTATTAACTGAAGGTTTTAATACTATCGAGCCACAAAAACAATTGAAAGATTATTTTAATATGTCCGCTTTTTTTGATGGTCAAAATCAAGCTAATAATTTTTTGGAGGCCAAAGTATGA
- a CDS encoding MATE family efflux transporter produces MEKDLTKGSIIKNILVMALPTMIGMAAQMVYDLVDIFWIGMISSEAIAGVTVFSTIFWMVDALNEIIGVSSISLVSQAYGKKDYHQTTRSIEQTISFKFLVALIAATFMAIFLKPLMSLFADETVVGYGLDYGYLRLFFLPIMFSSYSINTVFRCLGDAKTPMIIMIAVSILNLFLDPIFIFETVPFMNINGLGFGVFGAAIATVVSQTIAFFIGFLILFTRTHEVKPHIKGLFRLNKDIDIKLITIGLPNGIEIFFRNLSNVVLLGFVSLFGNEAIAANGIAGRIFGFAFVPLFGLTMGASSVVGQTIGAGDIPRSEKAANITGILGSVVMLFFILIAFGFGENVISLFTNDPIVIKYGTEFLKYGSVGLVVLGYGLGLTSAFSGSGYNFPFLFSSIISRWGIQLCVLIVAINIFNQSLTWVWLSYMFGDIAESLILLYFYKKGKWKKKRAW; encoded by the coding sequence ATGGAAAAAGATTTAACAAAAGGTAGTATAATAAAGAATATTTTGGTGATGGCATTACCCACAATGATTGGTATGGCAGCCCAAATGGTTTATGATTTGGTGGATATCTTTTGGATAGGTATGATTTCCAGTGAAGCGATAGCTGGGGTGACAGTTTTTTCCACTATATTTTGGATGGTTGATGCATTAAATGAGATTATTGGTGTGAGTTCAATTTCTTTGGTGTCTCAAGCTTACGGTAAAAAAGATTATCACCAAACTACAAGATCAATTGAACAAACGATAAGTTTCAAATTTTTGGTTGCATTGATAGCAGCAACTTTCATGGCAATATTTTTGAAACCATTAATGTCTCTTTTTGCAGATGAAACGGTAGTAGGCTACGGTTTAGATTATGGTTATTTAAGATTATTCTTTTTGCCGATAATGTTTTCTTCTTACTCAATAAACACTGTTTTTAGATGTTTAGGCGATGCTAAAACTCCTATGATTATAATGATAGCTGTGAGCATACTGAACCTTTTTCTTGATCCAATTTTTATCTTTGAGACAGTTCCTTTTATGAACATAAATGGGTTGGGTTTTGGCGTTTTTGGTGCAGCAATTGCAACTGTGGTTTCCCAAACCATAGCTTTTTTTATTGGTTTTTTAATACTTTTTACCAGGACTCACGAAGTAAAACCTCATATAAAAGGTTTGTTTAGACTAAATAAAGATATTGATATAAAGTTAATAACTATAGGGTTACCCAACGGTATAGAAATATTTTTTAGAAATCTTTCAAATGTAGTTCTATTAGGTTTTGTCTCACTTTTTGGTAATGAGGCTATCGCAGCAAATGGGATCGCTGGCAGGATATTTGGCTTTGCCTTTGTTCCTTTGTTTGGCCTTACTATGGGAGCATCTTCTGTTGTTGGTCAAACCATAGGAGCCGGAGATATACCACGATCGGAAAAAGCGGCAAATATTACAGGAATACTCGGATCAGTTGTAATGTTATTTTTTATTCTAATCGCTTTTGGATTTGGTGAAAATGTGATTTCTCTATTCACAAACGATCCTATAGTGATTAAATATGGGACAGAATTTTTAAAGTATGGATCAGTAGGTTTAGTAGTACTAGGTTATGGACTGGGTCTCACAAGCGCTTTTTCTGGGTCCGGATACAACTTTCCGTTTCTTTTTTCCAGTATTATTTCAAGGTGGGGTATACAATTATGTGTTTTAATAGTAGCTATTAATATTTTTAATCAGTCCTTAACATGGGTATGGCTCTCTTATATGTTCGGAGATATTGCAGAATCTCTTATTCTCCTTTATTTTTATAAAAAAGGAAAATGGAAAAAGAAAAGAGCTTGGTAG
- a CDS encoding LptA/OstA family protein, translated as MKRFTVFFLMLILTNLIIYSEQINVKADEVKGEESRYILKNNVLIQKDDLTILTDFATITLINDEWRKVNTNNVYITGDTFEATSTSMDFDLQTEKGTLLGNVLAKIFMEESEIEINSDQLQIDNNNKKYEGSSKDLVLIKKEDYIINAKTFVFVESENMLTLSQNVHIINSVKKIDMTSTYATFNTQTNEIEAQTVNLILEVSEEE; from the coding sequence ATGAAGCGTTTTACTGTATTTTTTTTAATGCTCATATTAACAAATTTGATCATTTATTCTGAACAAATAAATGTAAAAGCAGATGAAGTTAAAGGGGAAGAAAGTAGGTACATATTGAAAAACAATGTTCTTATACAAAAAGATGACCTTACTATTTTAACTGATTTTGCCACCATAACCCTTATTAACGATGAATGGCGAAAAGTCAACACCAACAATGTTTATATTACTGGTGACACTTTTGAAGCTACATCTACATCTATGGACTTTGACCTTCAAACTGAAAAGGGAACACTTTTGGGGAATGTTTTAGCTAAGATTTTTATGGAAGAATCAGAGATTGAGATAAATTCTGACCAACTTCAAATAGATAACAATAACAAAAAATACGAGGGAAGTTCTAAAGATTTAGTTTTGATAAAAAAAGAAGATTATATAATAAATGCAAAAACCTTCGTTTTTGTCGAAAGCGAAAACATGCTCACCCTTTCCCAAAATGTTCATATCATAAATTCTGTAAAAAAAATTGATATGACTTCAACATATGCCACTTTCAATACCCAGACCAACGAAATAGAAGCACAGACGGTTAATTTAATTTTGGAAGTATCAGAGGAGGAATAA
- a CDS encoding patatin-like phospholipase family protein, whose amino-acid sequence MVYGIALGSGGARGAAHVALIDELKERAVKIEVVTGSSVGALVGGLYALNPDVDLFKIFKDLTLKKKKTIDSQFRTLNNRITNVPKMVAGKSFLKSDFVYDIYKQLYGRKRFSDCKIKLGIVSYDLESGEEVEITEGYIIDAVMASSSVPGVFPPLRLGGMSLLDGGVLTPVPVELTKKLGADYVIASNLNGEVKNDFKFNDGLDYIISIEDFKNDLMVNYEINKAEEVYTFPIEYSWEGFSYFNEIYQDAKKFLKSIQNKVREQL is encoded by the coding sequence ATGGTTTACGGAATAGCTTTAGGAAGTGGTGGCGCAAGAGGAGCCGCTCACGTTGCCTTAATAGATGAACTGAAAGAAAGAGCCGTAAAAATTGAAGTAGTAACAGGATCGAGCGTAGGTGCTTTAGTTGGTGGCCTCTACGCTTTAAATCCTGATGTGGATCTATTTAAAATATTCAAAGACTTGACACTTAAAAAGAAAAAGACAATAGATTCACAGTTTAGAACTCTAAACAACAGAATTACTAATGTCCCTAAAATGGTTGCAGGTAAAAGCTTTTTAAAAAGTGATTTCGTTTACGATATTTACAAGCAATTGTATGGACGCAAACGTTTTTCCGATTGTAAGATAAAATTAGGAATCGTTTCATATGATTTAGAAAGCGGTGAAGAAGTTGAGATCACCGAAGGGTACATAATCGATGCTGTTATGGCTTCTTCAAGTGTTCCTGGGGTTTTCCCTCCCTTAAGGTTAGGGGGTATGAGCCTCTTGGACGGAGGAGTATTAACACCCGTTCCAGTAGAGTTAACTAAAAAACTAGGAGCAGATTATGTAATAGCAAGTAATTTAAATGGTGAGGTTAAGAATGATTTTAAATTTAACGACGGATTAGATTATATCATTTCCATAGAAGATTTTAAAAATGATCTGATGGTTAACTATGAAATAAATAAAGCAGAAGAAGTTTACACATTCCCGATAGAATATTCGTGGGAAGGTTTTTCTTATTTTAATGAAATATACCAAGATGCTAAAAAATTTTTAAAATCTATACAAAATAAAGTGAGGGAACAACTTTGA
- a CDS encoding MATE family efflux transporter, protein MEENTKKLENEKIGKLLMELSLPAIAAMLIQALYNFVDTIYIARGVGTLGIAGVSVAFPIQMIIMAFGGMIGIGGGTLISRSLGAKDVKRAEKALGNIFSTIFVLSISLTILGTIFLDPILILFGATPDILSYSEDYMSVILYGAMFFSIAMAGHNVMRAEGNAKYAMISMIIPGILNIILDPIFIFGLNMGVKGAAVATVLSQFVGVVYIGYYFFSGKSSLKFHTKNFILDRHIMSETLAVGSSAFVRQVAGSLLAIVLNNLLGTYGSSLHIAIFGVINRLFMFFFMPMFGIAQGFLPIAGYNYGAKRFDRVKEVLKRAAIAAIIWSTVSFVLVQLFPSFLLSIFSTDPSLINEGITALRIDAMFIWIVGFQVVGSSLFQAIGRAGPALLLSISRQILIFIPMVFVMSHFFGLMGIWYTFPISDVLSVLLTLFFVIREIKILNSLQKKQIQIIYKRNEIEESYMPEDKHEYQPQEK, encoded by the coding sequence TTGGAAGAAAATACCAAAAAGCTTGAAAACGAGAAGATAGGGAAGTTATTAATGGAACTATCATTACCAGCTATAGCTGCCATGCTGATACAAGCTTTATATAATTTCGTTGATACTATATACATTGCAAGAGGTGTTGGCACACTTGGAATAGCTGGAGTATCTGTTGCCTTTCCAATTCAAATGATCATTATGGCTTTTGGCGGAATGATAGGAATCGGCGGGGGGACTTTAATATCCCGAAGTTTAGGAGCTAAAGATGTTAAGCGTGCAGAAAAGGCTTTAGGGAATATTTTTTCTACTATATTTGTTTTAAGCATAAGTCTTACTATTCTTGGTACCATTTTTTTAGATCCTATTTTAATTCTCTTTGGTGCTACCCCTGATATTCTTTCATACTCGGAGGATTACATGAGTGTAATCCTTTATGGAGCAATGTTCTTTTCAATTGCAATGGCAGGTCACAACGTTATGAGAGCAGAAGGTAATGCAAAATATGCAATGATATCTATGATCATTCCTGGAATATTAAACATTATTCTTGATCCTATTTTTATATTTGGATTAAATATGGGAGTAAAAGGAGCAGCAGTAGCTACAGTGCTTTCTCAGTTTGTAGGTGTTGTTTATATAGGATATTATTTTTTCAGTGGGAAAAGTTCTTTGAAATTTCACACGAAGAATTTCATATTAGATAGACATATCATGTCTGAGACGCTAGCGGTAGGATCTTCTGCTTTTGTTAGGCAAGTTGCTGGAAGTTTACTAGCAATAGTTTTAAATAATTTGTTAGGGACGTATGGGAGTTCTCTGCATATAGCAATTTTTGGAGTAATAAATAGACTGTTTATGTTCTTTTTTATGCCTATGTTCGGTATTGCACAAGGTTTTTTACCAATCGCTGGTTATAACTATGGAGCCAAAAGATTTGATAGGGTAAAAGAAGTTCTCAAAAGAGCAGCAATCGCTGCTATTATATGGTCAACAGTCTCGTTTGTGTTAGTTCAATTGTTTCCAAGTTTTCTACTTTCTATATTTTCAACGGATCCATCTTTGATTAACGAAGGAATTACGGCTTTAAGGATAGACGCGATGTTTATATGGATCGTAGGTTTTCAAGTTGTAGGGTCTTCTTTATTTCAAGCCATTGGTAGAGCTGGTCCTGCGCTACTTTTATCAATTTCAAGACAAATATTGATATTTATTCCGATGGTTTTTGTTATGTCGCACTTTTTTGGATTAATGGGCATATGGTACACATTCCCTATTTCTGATGTTTTATCAGTGTTGTTGACATTATTTTTTGTGATCAGGGAGATAAAAATTCTGAATTCTCTGCAGAAAAAACAAATTCAAATTATCTATAAAAGAAATGAAATTGAAGAATCTTATATGCCTGAAGATAAACATGAATACCAGCCTCAAGAAAAATAA
- a CDS encoding HEAT repeat domain-containing protein yields the protein MANEIIETYKILEERIKSENIQIYFDMLDSPYPSFKSKAIQELTKQKIDVPKIKEFLKDPDKNVRFSAYRYLDKMGVLDENSIKVALKDISANIRKEAIISYIQMGIKPIEFILEFTEDPDPVVRYQLISTFLEFYPEDSEKIISKMKNDPYVKIKQLISALDNISETLKFEQVDKSVKVMALRRFYEREDAYTFFNSLKETYFDCSNETKGIIIKFFSGLPCEIINKFIEKIIQEEKDIHILQLAANTSKKVCGIDSIPTWLIDQLVNSEEAKVVKFGLKLATEKEDMSYVDFCRDLLSAIDDDLVIGASDYLIYFQDYMLKDYVPNFLNSLSSKRIREGLKIIRKLKLDNFIEEISLIALNKMYPISIRKAAVNLLKFFKAKDYWEIPNQILKDPYENGNLKLAALNALLRLNAEMVVNF from the coding sequence ATGGCCAATGAAATAATCGAAACCTATAAGATTTTAGAAGAAAGAATAAAATCAGAGAATATTCAAATATACTTTGACATGTTGGATTCTCCTTATCCTTCTTTTAAATCGAAGGCTATTCAAGAATTAACAAAGCAAAAAATTGATGTTCCAAAAATAAAAGAATTTTTAAAAGATCCGGATAAAAACGTTAGGTTTTCTGCATATAGGTACTTAGATAAAATGGGTGTTTTGGATGAAAATTCTATAAAAGTGGCTTTGAAAGACATATCAGCAAACATTAGAAAAGAAGCAATTATCAGTTATATTCAAATGGGTATAAAACCGATAGAATTCATTTTGGAGTTTACCGAAGATCCTGATCCTGTGGTTAGGTATCAACTGATATCCACATTTTTGGAATTCTACCCAGAAGATTCAGAAAAGATTATTAGTAAAATGAAAAATGACCCCTACGTTAAGATAAAACAGCTGATTTCTGCTTTGGATAACATCTCTGAAACTTTAAAATTCGAGCAAGTAGATAAAAGCGTTAAAGTTATGGCTTTAAGAAGATTCTATGAAAGGGAAGATGCCTATACCTTTTTTAATTCCTTAAAAGAAACTTATTTTGATTGCAGCAATGAAACTAAAGGAATAATAATAAAATTTTTCTCAGGGTTACCGTGTGAAATTATTAATAAATTCATAGAAAAAATCATTCAAGAAGAAAAAGATATCCACATTCTTCAACTGGCTGCAAATACCTCAAAGAAAGTATGTGGGATCGATTCTATTCCTACCTGGTTGATCGACCAATTGGTGAACAGTGAAGAGGCAAAAGTTGTAAAGTTTGGATTGAAATTAGCCACCGAAAAGGAAGACATGAGTTATGTAGACTTTTGTAGGGATTTGTTGTCTGCTATAGATGATGACTTAGTAATCGGAGCAAGTGACTATCTCATTTATTTTCAAGACTATATGCTTAAAGATTACGTGCCTAACTTTCTCAATTCATTATCCTCCAAACGAATAAGGGAAGGATTAAAAATAATAAGAAAATTAAAATTGGATAATTTTATAGAAGAGATATCATTAATCGCTCTCAACAAAATGTATCCTATATCCATAAGAAAAGCTGCCGTCAACCTACTGAAATTTTTTAAAGCTAAAGATTATTGGGAAATCCCAAATCAGATATTAAAAGACCCTTATGAAAACGGGAATTTAAA
- a CDS encoding MarR family winged helix-turn-helix transcriptional regulator yields the protein MENNPSIQMEKLIREICSKVKSEGRKVLKEFNISPAQFDVLQTVYFKGPKMLSDISKKLGITKSTTTGLIRRLEVAGYLVREKSKKDKRVYVVQITQEGTNIIENVIKNRVKLMEKVYEKLGEKEKSIEILNEINKILNEKRGEI from the coding sequence ATGGAAAATAATCCTTCAATTCAAATGGAAAAGTTGATTAGAGAAATTTGTTCAAAAGTTAAAAGTGAAGGAAGGAAAGTTTTAAAAGAGTTCAACATTTCTCCGGCTCAGTTTGATGTTTTGCAAACTGTTTATTTCAAAGGCCCTAAAATGCTCAGTGATATCAGCAAAAAATTAGGGATAACAAAAAGCACAACAACCGGCCTCATTAGAAGATTAGAGGTTGCAGGATATTTAGTTAGGGAAAAATCCAAGAAGGATAAAAGAGTATACGTTGTTCAAATAACTCAAGAAGGAACTAATATAATAGAAAACGTGATAAAAAACAGGGTAAAATTGATGGAAAAAGTATATGAAAAATTGGGAGAAAAAGAAAAAAGTATAGAAATATTAAACGAGATCAATAAGATTTTGAATGAAAAACGAGGTGAGATTTAA
- a CDS encoding MarR family winged helix-turn-helix transcriptional regulator, with translation MFNSEQDPSVISRISCLFRTMNSMMKKELEKYDIGRGQFHFLMYLLKNGDGISQEELNEHLNFDKATTARAIKKLMKNGYLTKKTDEKDHRINRIFLTNKAYNIYNEMEKMNNYWEKILTDNLSIEEKEMVRDILNKMLDNILRYKAKVHQEVS, from the coding sequence TTGTTTAATTCTGAACAAGATCCATCGGTTATTAGCAGGATATCATGTTTATTCAGAACGATGAATTCAATGATGAAAAAAGAACTTGAAAAGTATGACATTGGAAGGGGTCAATTTCACTTTCTTATGTATTTACTTAAAAATGGAGATGGAATAAGTCAAGAAGAATTAAATGAACATCTAAATTTCGACAAAGCTACCACTGCCAGAGCGATAAAAAAACTTATGAAAAATGGTTATCTCACCAAAAAAACCGATGAAAAGGATCATAGAATCAATAGGATATTCTTGACTAATAAAGCTTACAATATTTATAATGAAATGGAAAAAATGAATAACTATTGGGAGAAAATTTTAACAGACAATCTATCAATTGAAGAAAAAGAAATGGTTCGGGATATATTGAATAAAATGCTAGATAATATACTAAGATACAAAGCCAAAGTTCATCAGGAGGTGTCGTAA
- a CDS encoding PEGA domain-containing protein, whose product MNRKLILLLLLIFGTFLFAYEVNIIALSGSEVYFDSKFMGTVTETPFTIEIPDDKPGYLKIIKPGYSNFITHVELLGIESQITAEQVPLAKLIFDINVDSANIKYSFLNQNYNILLPTSNEVDIPYNIEKLIIEKDGFFAKELDLELKPFDRENLSVTLIPIDEILIESNPSQANVFVDGKLIGKTPITVKRSNFNIILVEKEGYLVKTLKNLPQDERIVVELEKGIELFVDSEPKDVGVFLDNEYVGSTPIRGLFPTGTYNLTLSKLGYESKDLMIELTQNGLNEYYVELNPSLNTISFLNSENYEFNIDGKYLGKKIDKIILDDLPHFVRIISGKNSLEFPIYRDFYDGTESIDLNKLSTVNVYSPHNTLVSFLGKAQKTPAFFLYNMLNNPQFVNVRTLNRTYRALVEPSNSVDIYTESSFGSLFITTNVKDPLVYINGQYLNSKECFGYPLKPGVHTVEVRKFNEIQQQKVTISSGEKSFVHFEFDSRVPVKVDFTGEKYTINGEKYTNTKKAFYLPTGPTLFSNGEASVVLFIHEPMYIDLDKLFRGL is encoded by the coding sequence GTGAATAGGAAGTTGATATTGCTTCTCTTACTAATTTTTGGCACATTTCTTTTTGCTTACGAAGTAAATATAATAGCATTGAGTGGTAGCGAGGTTTATTTTGATTCGAAATTTATGGGAACCGTTACTGAAACACCTTTTACAATCGAAATACCTGATGATAAGCCCGGTTATTTAAAAATAATAAAACCTGGATACAGCAATTTTATTACTCATGTAGAGCTTTTAGGAATCGAATCACAAATAACAGCCGAACAAGTACCTTTAGCTAAACTTATTTTTGATATCAACGTTGATTCTGCTAATATAAAATACAGCTTTTTAAACCAAAATTACAATATACTCCTACCAACATCTAATGAAGTTGATATCCCCTACAACATAGAAAAGTTAATTATAGAAAAAGATGGTTTTTTTGCTAAAGAATTAGACCTTGAATTGAAACCATTTGACAGGGAAAATTTAAGTGTCACGTTAATCCCAATTGATGAAATACTTATCGAATCAAATCCTTCTCAAGCAAACGTTTTTGTAGATGGAAAGTTAATTGGTAAAACACCGATTACTGTAAAAAGAAGTAATTTCAATATAATTTTGGTGGAAAAAGAGGGTTATTTAGTTAAGACATTAAAAAATTTACCTCAAGATGAAAGAATAGTCGTTGAATTAGAAAAAGGAATAGAACTTTTTGTTGATAGTGAGCCAAAAGATGTGGGGGTATTTTTGGATAATGAATATGTAGGAAGTACCCCAATACGAGGTTTATTCCCCACGGGGACATATAATTTAACGTTATCGAAACTGGGATACGAATCCAAAGATTTGATGATTGAATTAACCCAAAACGGTTTGAACGAATACTATGTTGAACTGAACCCAAGTTTAAATACAATAAGTTTTCTAAATTCTGAAAATTACGAATTCAATATCGATGGCAAATACCTAGGAAAAAAAATTGATAAGATTATTTTGGATGATCTGCCACATTTTGTTAGAATTATATCGGGAAAAAATAGTTTAGAATTTCCAATTTATAGAGATTTTTATGATGGAACGGAAAGTATAGATTTAAATAAACTGAGTACAGTAAATGTTTATTCACCGCATAATACGCTTGTAAGCTTTCTAGGAAAAGCTCAAAAGACTCCTGCATTTTTTCTTTACAATATGTTAAACAATCCGCAGTTTGTAAACGTAAGGACATTAAATAGAACTTACCGTGCCCTTGTGGAACCTTCTAACAGTGTTGATATTTATACTGAAAGTAGTTTTGGCAGTCTATTTATTACTACAAACGTTAAAGATCCTCTTGTATACATTAATGGCCAATATTTAAATTCTAAGGAGTGCTTTGGTTACCCGTTAAAACCAGGAGTTCATACTGTAGAGGTTAGAAAGTTTAATGAAATTCAACAACAAAAAGTGACTATAAGTTCAGGTGAAAAGAGTTTCGTGCATTTTGAATTTGACTCCCGGGTACCTGTAAAGGTCGATTTTACGGGGGAGAAGTATACTATCAATGGCGAAAAATATACTAACACGAAGAAAGCATTCTATTTACCCACAGGACCAACTTTGTTTTCAAATGGAGAAGCTTCAGTAGTGCTTTTTATACACGAACCTATGTACATTGACTTAGATAAGCTTTTTAGGGGGTTATAA